A single Pseudomonas sp. HN11 DNA region contains:
- a CDS encoding ABC transporter substrate-binding protein — protein MSENNNKMTQAMHRRDFLKHSAVAGAVAAAFSMGLPLQVFAADATPKPGGVLRLGLAGGSTTDSRDPGSWVDTFTFVGFSAVYNTLTEIAVDGSAIPELAERFESTPDARVWTFHLRPGVTFHNGKSLTAEDVVASINHHLDAKSTSAAKTVLGDVASVSTKGSDAVLFELHSGNADFAYVVADYHLVIMPSKDGVADWQGGVGTSGYRLKSFEPGVRMDLERNPDYWKPGRAHFASAELLAIADGAARVNALVTGQVDVINKVDLKTVALLKRNPGLVIEETKGAQHYTFPMLCGSNEFKNNDIRMAMKHAINRETLLASVLHGYGLVGNDHPIQPGSRFINAALEQRTYDPDKSRFYLRKAGVESLKVRLQASDAAYTGAVDASVLFKEQARQAGIDIDVVREPADGYFSNVWMKQPFTTSFWYSSLTADRMFSIGYAKGAAWNETHWDNPRFNQLLNAARGEMNAPLRQEMYNEMQALCRDEGGAIVPLFASSVAARSNKVNHGPLTAPYGELDGLRLIERWWQA, from the coding sequence ATGAGCGAAAACAACAACAAAATGACTCAAGCGATGCACCGCCGCGACTTCCTCAAACACAGCGCCGTGGCTGGCGCGGTGGCTGCGGCGTTTTCCATGGGCTTGCCGTTGCAGGTGTTTGCCGCAGACGCCACGCCCAAACCGGGCGGCGTGCTGCGCCTGGGCCTGGCCGGTGGCAGCACCACCGATTCTCGCGATCCGGGTTCCTGGGTCGATACCTTCACCTTTGTCGGTTTCTCGGCGGTGTACAACACCCTCACGGAAATCGCGGTGGACGGCAGCGCGATTCCTGAGTTGGCCGAGCGCTTTGAGTCCACGCCGGATGCGCGGGTCTGGACCTTCCACTTACGCCCCGGCGTGACCTTCCATAACGGCAAGAGCCTGACAGCCGAGGACGTGGTGGCCTCGATCAATCACCACCTGGATGCCAAGTCCACTTCGGCGGCCAAGACCGTGCTGGGTGATGTCGCCAGCGTCAGTACCAAGGGCAGCGATGCGGTGTTGTTCGAGCTGCATTCGGGCAACGCTGACTTCGCCTACGTCGTCGCCGATTACCACCTGGTGATCATGCCCTCCAAGGACGGCGTGGCTGACTGGCAAGGTGGCGTGGGCACCAGTGGCTATCGCTTGAAAAGCTTCGAACCCGGCGTGCGCATGGACCTGGAGCGCAACCCTGATTACTGGAAGCCCGGCCGCGCGCACTTCGCCAGCGCCGAGTTGCTCGCCATCGCCGACGGCGCCGCGCGGGTCAACGCGTTGGTCACCGGCCAGGTGGATGTGATCAACAAGGTCGACCTTAAAACCGTGGCGCTGCTCAAGCGCAACCCCGGTCTGGTGATCGAAGAAACCAAAGGCGCCCAGCACTACACCTTCCCGATGCTGTGCGGCAGCAACGAGTTCAAGAACAACGACATCCGCATGGCCATGAAGCACGCGATCAACCGCGAGACGCTGTTGGCCTCGGTGCTGCACGGCTACGGCCTGGTGGGCAACGACCACCCAATCCAGCCCGGCAGCCGCTTTATCAATGCGGCACTGGAGCAGCGCACCTACGATCCGGACAAGTCACGCTTTTACCTGCGCAAGGCCGGTGTGGAGTCGCTCAAGGTGCGCCTGCAAGCTTCCGACGCGGCTTACACCGGTGCGGTGGACGCCTCGGTATTGTTCAAGGAGCAGGCACGCCAAGCGGGTATCGACATTGATGTGGTGCGTGAACCGGCCGATGGCTACTTCTCCAACGTCTGGATGAAACAGCCATTCACCACGTCGTTCTGGTACAGCAGCCTGACCGCCGACCGCATGTTCAGCATCGGCTACGCCAAAGGCGCGGCGTGGAATGAAACCCACTGGGACAACCCGCGCTTCAACCAACTGCTCAACGCCGCCCGTGGCGAGATGAACGCGCCGTTGCGCCAGGAAATGTACAACGAAATGCAGGCCCTCTGCCGGGACGAAGGCGGGGCGATTGTGCCGTTGTTTGCCAGCTCCGTGGCGGCGCGCTCGAACAAGGTCAACCACGGGCCGCTGACCGCGCCCTATGGTGAGTTGGATGGGTTGCGGTTGATCGAGCGGTGGTGGCAGGCCTGA
- a CDS encoding ABC transporter ATP-binding protein, which translates to MDKPLLEIRNLQIEGHYDDAWHPLIKGIDLTLQRGEVLGLIGESGAGKSTLGLAAMGYARDGCRIIGGSVCFDGIQLLQAKPEALRKLRGLRVAYVAQSAAAAFNPAHRLIDQHVETAVINGGIDRAQAEREAVELYRVLGLPNPQTIGQRYPHQVSGGQLQRVMTAMAMACHPDLIIFDEPTTALDVTTQIEVLAAIRDAVKTYGSAALYISHDLAVVAQMADRIMVLRHGKLVEEADTRSMLSQPQQDYTKSLWAVRSFRTEPKVCPTQERPLLEVRQVSASYGHQPVLHDVSMKLYRGQTLAVIGESGSGKSSTARLITGLLPATAGQVLYDGEALPVDFRRRGKEQLRRIQMIYQIPDTALNPRQRIVDIIGRPLTFYLGLKSKAMRARVAELLEMIELDPAVFMERQPRELSGGQKQRICIARALAADPQLIICDEVTSALDQRVAEGVLKLLDRLQQQLGVAYLFITHDVATVRAIADEVVVMQRGRVVDQGSRSAIFTPPYQDYTGLLFSSEPEMDPDWLDHLLAQRAAHTV; encoded by the coding sequence ATGGACAAGCCATTGCTGGAAATCCGCAACCTGCAGATCGAAGGGCATTACGATGACGCCTGGCACCCGCTGATCAAGGGCATCGACCTGACCTTGCAGCGGGGTGAGGTACTGGGTTTGATCGGCGAGTCGGGGGCGGGCAAATCCACCTTGGGACTGGCGGCAATGGGCTATGCGCGGGATGGTTGCCGCATCATCGGCGGCTCGGTATGTTTTGACGGCATCCAGTTGCTGCAGGCCAAGCCCGAGGCGTTGCGCAAGCTGCGCGGCCTGCGCGTTGCCTATGTGGCACAGAGCGCGGCGGCGGCGTTCAACCCAGCACATCGCCTGATTGACCAACACGTGGAAACGGCGGTAATCAACGGCGGTATTGACCGCGCTCAGGCAGAACGCGAAGCGGTCGAACTGTACCGCGTACTGGGCCTGCCCAACCCGCAAACCATCGGCCAGCGTTACCCCCATCAAGTCTCCGGCGGGCAATTGCAGCGGGTGATGACGGCGATGGCTATGGCCTGCCACCCGGACCTGATCATCTTCGACGAACCCACCACTGCCCTCGATGTCACCACCCAGATCGAAGTGCTGGCGGCGATCCGCGATGCGGTAAAGACCTACGGCAGCGCCGCGTTGTATATCAGCCATGACCTTGCGGTGGTGGCGCAGATGGCCGACCGCATCATGGTGCTGCGCCACGGCAAGTTGGTGGAAGAGGCGGACACCCGCAGCATGCTCAGTCAGCCGCAGCAGGACTACACCAAATCCCTGTGGGCGGTGCGCAGTTTTCGCACCGAGCCCAAGGTTTGTCCGACGCAAGAACGGCCGCTGCTGGAGGTGCGTCAAGTGAGCGCCAGTTATGGGCATCAACCGGTGCTGCATGACGTATCCATGAAGCTCTACCGCGGCCAGACCCTGGCGGTGATCGGCGAATCCGGCAGCGGCAAGAGCTCCACGGCGCGATTGATCACCGGACTATTGCCGGCCACGGCGGGGCAGGTGCTGTATGACGGCGAGGCGTTGCCGGTGGATTTTCGGCGACGCGGCAAGGAGCAACTGCGGCGTATCCAGATGATCTACCAGATCCCAGATACCGCGCTGAACCCGCGCCAGCGCATCGTCGATATCATCGGCCGCCCGCTCACGTTTTATCTCGGGCTCAAGAGCAAGGCGATGCGCGCCCGTGTGGCCGAGTTGCTGGAGATGATCGAACTGGACCCGGCGGTGTTCATGGAGCGTCAGCCGAGGGAATTGTCCGGTGGCCAGAAGCAGCGAATCTGCATCGCCCGCGCCCTGGCGGCCGACCCGCAGCTGATCATCTGCGATGAAGTCACCTCGGCCCTCGATCAACGGGTGGCCGAAGGCGTGCTGAAATTGCTCGACCGCCTCCAGCAACAACTGGGCGTGGCCTACCTGTTTATCACGCATGACGTCGCCACCGTGCGTGCCATTGCCGACGAGGTGGTGGTGATGCAGCGGGGCAGGGTGGTGGACCAGGGCAGCCGCAGTGCGATTTTCACCCCGCCGTACCAGGACTACACCGGCCTGTTGTTTTCATCGGAACCGGAAATGGATCCGGAC
- a CDS encoding ABC transporter permease, whose protein sequence is MNSLLKLVLQRLALGVLSLFAVSVSIFLAVSMLPGDIAQAMLGQSATPETVAAFRAQLGLDLPPFTRFAQWLLRLLHGDLGASLANQRPIAELIGARLGNTLSLAALAALVSVPTALVLGMLAALYRNSWFDRLLNTSALSAVSFPEFFVAYLLILVFSVKLGWFPSLSNLAPDATFGTILERSVLPVATLSLVVIAQMMRMTRASLINLLASPYIEMARLKGIRQSRIIWRHALPNALAPIVNVVALNLAYLVVGVVVVEVVFVYPGLGQLLVDSVSKRDIPVVQACSLIFAATYILLNTGADVLSIASNPRLMHPKG, encoded by the coding sequence ATGAATAGCCTGTTGAAGCTGGTCCTGCAACGCCTGGCCCTGGGTGTGCTGTCGTTGTTCGCCGTGTCGGTGAGCATCTTTCTCGCCGTGAGCATGCTGCCGGGAGATATTGCCCAGGCCATGCTCGGCCAGTCCGCCACGCCGGAAACCGTGGCGGCGTTTCGCGCGCAGCTAGGCCTGGATCTACCGCCATTCACGCGGTTTGCGCAGTGGCTGCTGCGTTTGCTACACGGCGATCTGGGTGCGTCGCTGGCCAATCAAAGACCTATCGCCGAGCTGATCGGTGCGCGACTGGGCAACACCCTGAGCCTGGCCGCACTGGCGGCATTGGTCTCGGTGCCTACCGCGCTGGTGCTTGGCATGCTGGCGGCGCTGTACCGCAACAGCTGGTTCGACCGGCTGCTCAATACCTCGGCGTTGAGCGCCGTGTCGTTCCCGGAGTTCTTCGTCGCCTACCTGCTGATCCTGGTGTTCTCGGTGAAACTCGGCTGGTTCCCCAGCCTGTCCAACCTGGCGCCGGATGCTACGTTCGGCACGATTCTGGAACGCTCGGTGTTGCCGGTGGCCACCCTGAGCCTGGTGGTGATCGCACAGATGATGCGCATGACACGCGCGTCCCTGATCAACCTGCTCGCCAGCCCGTATATCGAAATGGCCCGCCTCAAGGGTATCCGCCAATCGCGGATTATCTGGCGGCATGCATTGCCCAACGCGCTTGCGCCCATCGTCAACGTGGTCGCATTGAACCTGGCCTATCTGGTGGTGGGGGTGGTGGTGGTTGAAGTGGTCTTCGTCTATCCGGGCCTCGGCCAATTGCTGGTGGACTCGGTGTCCAAGCGCGATATCCCGGTGGTGCAGGCGTGCAGCCTGATTTTTGCCGCCACTTACATCTTGCTCAATACCGGGGCGGACGTGTTGTCCATCGCCAGCAACCCACGCCTGATGCATCCCAAGGGGTAG
- a CDS encoding ABC transporter permease produces MNLLSQVVRAPLSAKFGLLIILLYIAVAVFAPLLAPYGETQVVGEGFAPWSGQFLLGTDNLGRDMFSRLVYGARNTLGIAFLTTALAFLLGGLSGLVAAIKGGWIDQGLSRVVDVLMAIPQLIFALLILSVVGTNATSLVLVIALLDSTRVFRLSRAVAMTVVVQDFVEAARLRGEDLWWLITREVLPNAAAPLIAEFGLRLCFVFLFISALSFLGLGIQPPTADWGSMVRDNAVLITFGDISPLLPALAVALITVSVNFVVDWMLHKSSGLKEC; encoded by the coding sequence ATGAACCTGTTGAGCCAAGTGGTCCGGGCCCCGTTGAGCGCCAAGTTCGGCCTACTGATTATTCTGCTGTACATCGCCGTGGCCGTGTTTGCGCCGTTGCTGGCGCCCTATGGCGAAACCCAGGTGGTGGGCGAGGGTTTTGCGCCCTGGAGCGGGCAGTTCCTGCTGGGCACCGATAACCTGGGGCGCGATATGTTCAGTCGCCTTGTCTATGGCGCGCGCAATACGCTGGGTATTGCTTTCCTGACCACTGCATTGGCGTTTTTATTGGGTGGCTTGAGCGGCTTGGTGGCGGCAATCAAGGGTGGCTGGATCGATCAGGGCTTGTCGCGGGTGGTGGATGTGCTGATGGCGATCCCGCAACTGATCTTCGCCTTGCTGATTCTGAGTGTGGTGGGCACCAACGCCACATCGCTGGTGTTGGTGATTGCGCTGCTGGATTCGACACGGGTGTTTCGCTTGTCCCGCGCGGTAGCGATGACCGTGGTGGTGCAGGACTTTGTCGAAGCCGCCCGCCTGCGCGGCGAAGACCTGTGGTGGTTGATCACCCGCGAGGTGTTGCCCAACGCAGCCGCGCCGCTGATTGCCGAGTTCGGCCTGCGCTTGTGCTTTGTGTTCCTGTTCATCAGTGCGTTGTCGTTCCTCGGCCTGGGTATTCAACCGCCCACTGCGGACTGGGGCAGCATGGTGCGCGATAACGCGGTGTTGATTACGTTCGGCGACATCAGCCCGTTGCTGCCGGCCCTGGCGGTGGCGTTGATCACTGTCAGCGTGAATTTTGTCGTCGATTGGATGCTGCACAAATCCAGCGGCCTGAAGGAGTGTTGA